A section of the Deinococcus taeanensis genome encodes:
- a CDS encoding glutamate-5-semialdehyde dehydrogenase: MSAAEVHEISVRDMGVRARAAARILRSLSTARKVAALRAIADGLRENAAVILAANAQDVQAATQAGLPEPMVARLRLDAPAIDGIARDVDAVAGLPDPVGETTPAQVQPSGIRVSTRRVPLGVLGVIYESRPNVTVDVAALALMSGNAAILRGGKETVRSNAVLEDVIRAALRAENLPADAVQIIRDPARERMLELLKLDDLVDAIIPRGGAGLHRYCVENATVPVIVGGIGVVHLYLDRSFTRTPEDVTRAVQIIRNAKVQKPSACNALDTLLIDRGALPVLPEIARDLAAHGVTLRADPEALTVLQGAGTPAGPAADADYGTEFLALTASIKTVGGLDEALDFIAVRGNHTDVILTRDPEQARRFVQDVDSAAVIVNASPRFNDGGQLGLGAEVAISTQKLHARGPMGLRELTTTKWVVEGDGEIRA, translated from the coding sequence ATGAGTGCCGCCGAGGTTCATGAAATCAGTGTCCGTGACATGGGCGTCCGGGCGCGCGCCGCCGCGCGCATCCTGCGGTCCCTGTCGACCGCCCGCAAGGTTGCGGCGCTGCGCGCCATTGCCGACGGCCTGCGTGAAAACGCCGCCGTGATTCTCGCAGCCAACGCGCAGGACGTGCAGGCCGCCACGCAGGCGGGCCTGCCTGAACCCATGGTGGCCCGCCTGCGCCTGGACGCGCCGGCCATCGACGGCATCGCCCGCGACGTGGACGCCGTGGCCGGTCTGCCCGACCCGGTGGGGGAGACGACCCCCGCCCAGGTGCAGCCCAGCGGCATTCGCGTCAGTACCAGACGCGTGCCGCTGGGCGTGCTCGGCGTGATCTACGAGAGCCGCCCGAACGTGACGGTGGACGTCGCGGCCCTCGCCCTGATGAGCGGCAACGCGGCCATCCTGCGCGGCGGCAAGGAAACGGTGCGCAGCAACGCCGTGCTGGAGGACGTCATTCGCGCGGCCCTGCGCGCCGAGAACCTCCCCGCAGACGCCGTGCAGATCATTCGGGACCCCGCGCGGGAACGCATGCTGGAACTGCTGAAACTCGACGATCTTGTGGACGCCATCATTCCCCGCGGCGGCGCCGGCCTGCACCGTTACTGCGTGGAGAACGCCACCGTTCCCGTCATCGTCGGCGGCATCGGCGTGGTTCACCTGTACCTCGACCGGTCCTTCACCCGCACTCCGGAAGACGTGACGCGCGCCGTGCAGATCATCCGGAACGCCAAGGTGCAGAAACCCAGCGCCTGCAACGCCCTGGACACCCTCCTGATCGACCGGGGCGCCCTGCCGGTCCTGCCGGAGATCGCCCGCGACCTCGCCGCGCACGGCGTCACCCTGCGCGCCGACCCGGAGGCGCTGACAGTCCTGCAGGGGGCCGGCACCCCCGCCGGACCGGCCGCGGACGCCGATTACGGCACCGAGTTCCTGGCCCTCACGGCCAGCATCAAAACTGTGGGTGGCCTGGACGAAGCCCTCGACTTCATCGCTGTGCGCGGCAACCACACCGACGTGATCCTGACCCGGGATCCTGAACAGGCCCGGCGGTTCGTGCAGGACGTCGACTCGGCCGCCGTCATTGTGAACGCCAGTCCCCGCTTCAATGACGGCGGGCAGCTCGGCCTGGGCGCCGAGGTTGCCATCAGCACCCAGAAACTTCACGCCCGCGGCCCCATGGGCCTGCGCGAACTCACCACCACCAAATGGGTGGTGGAAGGCGACGGCGAAATCAGGGCCTGA
- the dxs gene encoding 1-deoxy-D-xylulose-5-phosphate synthase, protein MTDHPTLSGTPLLDRVNSPEDLKRLSRDQLPVLAHELRDEITRVCSVGGLHLASSLGATDLIVALHYVLNSPRDRILFDVGHQAYAHKILTGRRSLMHTVKKEGGLSGFTKVSESPHDAITVGHASTSLANALGMAMARDALGQDYKVAAVIGDGSLTGGMALAALNTIGDMGRKMLIILNDNEMSISENVGAISKFMRGLQVQKWYQEGEGAGKKAVQAVSKPLADFMSRAKSSTRHFFDPASVNPFAAMGVRYVGPVDGHNVQELVWLIERLVDLDGPTILHVATTKGKGLSYAEADPIYWHGPGKFNPATGEFSASQTHSWSAAFGDAVTELAAQDPRTFVITPAMREGSGLVGYSKAHPHRYLDVGIAEEVAVTAAAGMALQGLRPVVAIYSSFLQRAYDQVLHDVAIEHLNVTCAIDRAGIVGADGATHNGVFDLSFLRSIPGVRIGLPKDAAELRGMLKYAQTHDGPYAIRYPRGNTAPVPEGTWPDLKWGTWERVKAGEDVVILAGGKALEYAQKAVADLEGVGVVNARFVKPLDEEMLRDVARTARTLITVEDNTVIGGFGSAVLEFLNAEGLRTPVRVLGIPDEFQEHATVESVHARTGIDAQAIRTVLAELGVDVPFGV, encoded by the coding sequence ATGACCGATCACCCCACCCTCTCCGGCACGCCCCTGCTGGACCGCGTGAACAGCCCCGAGGACCTCAAGCGGCTGTCGCGCGACCAGCTGCCGGTCCTGGCGCATGAACTGCGCGACGAGATCACCCGGGTGTGCTCCGTGGGCGGCCTGCACCTGGCGTCCTCGCTGGGCGCCACGGACCTGATCGTGGCGCTGCACTACGTGCTGAACTCCCCGCGTGACCGGATCCTGTTCGATGTGGGCCACCAGGCGTACGCGCATAAGATCCTCACCGGCCGCCGCTCACTGATGCACACCGTGAAGAAAGAGGGGGGGCTGTCGGGCTTCACGAAGGTCAGCGAGTCCCCGCACGACGCAATCACGGTCGGGCACGCCAGCACCAGCCTCGCCAACGCCCTGGGCATGGCCATGGCCCGCGACGCGCTCGGGCAGGACTACAAGGTCGCGGCCGTCATCGGGGACGGCAGCCTGACGGGCGGCATGGCGCTCGCTGCGCTGAACACCATCGGCGACATGGGCCGCAAGATGCTGATCATCCTGAACGACAACGAGATGAGCATCAGCGAGAACGTGGGGGCCATCAGCAAATTCATGCGCGGCCTGCAGGTGCAGAAGTGGTACCAGGAGGGCGAGGGCGCCGGGAAGAAGGCCGTGCAGGCCGTCAGCAAACCTCTGGCGGACTTCATGAGCCGCGCCAAGAGTTCCACCCGGCACTTCTTCGACCCTGCGAGCGTGAATCCCTTCGCGGCCATGGGCGTCCGGTACGTGGGCCCCGTGGACGGCCACAACGTGCAGGAACTCGTGTGGCTTATCGAGCGGCTGGTGGACCTCGACGGCCCGACCATCCTGCACGTGGCCACCACCAAGGGGAAGGGCCTGAGCTACGCCGAGGCCGACCCCATCTACTGGCACGGACCCGGCAAGTTCAACCCGGCCACCGGCGAGTTCAGCGCCAGCCAGACGCACTCCTGGAGTGCCGCTTTCGGGGACGCCGTGACGGAACTCGCGGCGCAGGACCCCCGCACCTTCGTGATCACGCCCGCCATGCGCGAGGGCAGCGGCCTGGTCGGGTACAGCAAGGCCCACCCTCACCGTTACCTGGACGTCGGGATTGCCGAGGAGGTCGCCGTGACCGCCGCCGCCGGGATGGCGCTGCAGGGCCTGCGTCCGGTCGTGGCGATCTACTCCTCGTTCCTGCAGCGCGCCTATGACCAGGTGCTGCACGACGTGGCCATCGAGCACCTGAACGTCACGTGCGCCATTGACCGTGCGGGCATCGTGGGGGCCGACGGCGCCACGCACAACGGCGTGTTTGACCTGTCGTTCCTGCGCTCCATTCCCGGCGTGCGGATCGGCCTGCCGAAGGACGCCGCTGAGCTGCGGGGCATGCTGAAGTACGCCCAGACGCACGACGGTCCCTACGCCATCCGCTACCCGCGGGGCAACACGGCGCCCGTTCCCGAAGGCACCTGGCCTGACCTGAAGTGGGGCACCTGGGAACGCGTGAAGGCCGGCGAGGACGTGGTAATTCTCGCGGGCGGCAAGGCGCTGGAGTACGCCCAGAAAGCCGTGGCTGACCTGGAGGGGGTGGGTGTCGTGAACGCCCGCTTCGTCAAACCACTCGACGAGGAGATGCTGCGCGACGTGGCCCGCACCGCCCGCACCCTGATCACGGTGGAGGACAATACGGTGATCGGCGGCTTCGGCAGCGCGGTCCTGGAGTTCCTGAACGCCGAGGGGCTGCGTACCCCTGTCCGGGTGCTGGGCATCCCGGATGAATTTCAGGAGCATGCGACCGTGGAAAGCGTGCACGCCCGCACGGGGATTGACGCGCAGGCCATCCGCACGGTCCTCGCGGAACTTGGCGTGGATGTGCCCTTCGGGGTGTAA